A region from the Plutella xylostella chromosome 8, ilPluXylo3.1, whole genome shotgun sequence genome encodes:
- the LOC105393313 gene encoding glutaryl-CoA dehydrogenase, mitochondrial — translation MAGPVARIPNLVSFLVKNAQSARAFSTTSAKNSILALNWEDPLNLESQLHDHEKAVRDTFRAYCNEKLLPRIVEANRSETFHREIYKEVGELGVLGCTLQGYGCAGVNYVTYGLITRELDAVDSAYRSAVSVQSSLAMGAIYNYGSEEQKQKYLPRMAKGELIGCFGLTEPNYGSDAGSLVTRAKYDAGTKTYKLSGSKTWITNSPIADILVIWAKDDEGKVRGFIVERAQVKKGLDTPKINGKFSLRASATGMILLDEVVIPEENLLPNVVGMKGPFGCLNNARYGIAWGALGAAETCLRIARQYTLDRKQFGRPLAANQLIQKKLADMLTEISLGLQGCLQVGRLKDQGLAAPDMISLIKRNSCGKALEIARVARDMLGGNGVADEYHVIRHVMNLEAVNTYEGTHDIHALILGKAITGIPAFQ, via the coding sequence ATGGCAGGGCCAGTAGCTAGAATTCCAAATTTAGTGTCGTTTTTAGTGAAAAATGCACAAAGTGCACGTGCGTTTTCAACGACGAGTGCTAAAAACTCAATTCTCGCGCTGAACTGGGAAGATCCTCTAAATTTAGAGAGCCAACTACACGACCATGAGAAAGCGGTGCGCGACACGTTCCGGGCTTACTGCAACGAGAAGCTACTGCCGAGGATAGTGGAGGCGAACCGCAGCGAGACGTTCCACCGGGAGATCTACAAGGAGGTGGGCGAGCTGGGCGTGCTGGGCTGCACGCTGCAGGGCTACGGCTGCGCCGGCGTCAACTACGTCACCTACGGGCTCATCACGCGCGAGCTGGACGCCGTGGACTCCGCCTACAGATCCGCCGTCAGCGTGCAGAGCAGCCTCGCCATGGGCGCCATCTACAACTACGGCTCCGAggaacagaaacaaaaatacctaCCCCGAATGGCCAAGGGCGAACTCATCGGCTGCTTCGGACTCACCGAACCAAATTACGGCAGCGACGCCGGCTCATTAGTGACGCGTGCGAAATATGACGCCGGCACTAAAACATACAAATTATCCGGGTCCAAAACGTGGATTACGAACTCCCCGATTGCGGACATTCTGGTAATATGGGCGAAGGACGACGAGGGTAAGGTCCGAGGTTTTATTGTCGAACGGGCTCAAGTCAAGAAGGGTCTAGACACGCCGAAAATCAATGGGAAGTTTTCTTTGCGAGCGTCGGCAACGGGCATGATATTGCTCGACGAAGTGGTCATACCGGAGGAGAATTTATTGCCGAACGTAGTGGGCATGAAGGGGCCATTCGGATGTCTCAATAACGCGCGGTACGGGATCGCTTGGGGCGCGCTGGGCGCCGCGGAGACTTGTTTGCGAATCGCCCGCCAGTACACGTTGGATAGAAAACAATTCGGCAGGCCGCTCGCCGCGAACCAACTAATACAGAAGAAATTGGCCGACATGCTCACCGAGATAAGCCTGGGCTTGCAGGGTTGTTTGCAAGTGGGTAGATTGAAGGACCAGGGCTTGGCGGCCCCGGACATGATTTCGCTTATAAAGAGAAATAGTTGCGGGAAGGCTCTGGAGATTGCGCGTGTGGCCCGAGATATGCTCGGCGGCAACGGAGTGGCGGACGAGTACCACGTGATAAGGCATGTAATGAACCTGGAGGCTGTTAACACTTACGAAGGCACTCACGATATTCATGCACTCATTTTGGGGAAAGCTATTACCGGGATACCAGCGTTTCAGTAG